One Serpentinicella alkaliphila DNA segment encodes these proteins:
- the gatA gene encoding Asp-tRNA(Asn)/Glu-tRNA(Gln) amidotransferase subunit GatA — protein MKIDQMTMEDIRSGLDTKKFTAKELVQSVYKKISEVEDQVEAYITLSEEEAYKKAEEIDTAIEQGEVLGPLAGIPIAIKDNICTEGIKTTCASKMLEDFIPPYDATVVKKLKDAGAIIIGKTNMDEFAMGSSTENSAFKVTKNPWRLDRVPGGSSGGSAAAVAAGMAFMALGSDTGGSIRQPAAFCGVVGLKPTYGLVSRYGLVAFASSLDQIGPITKSVKDCALTLDVIHGFDPKDGTTKSVKNATSYLNEIEKGIEGLRIAIPREFFPSTLDSQITNEIMESMFMLKGLGATIDEISLPITEEGLSAYYIISSAEASSNLGRFDGIKYGYRSDEYEDIEELVLNARTEGFGKETKRRIMLGTYTLTSGYYDAYYNRAQKVREKIKQQFNDIFKKYDLIISPTSPVLPFPIGEKIGNPLDMYLSDIYTISANLTGLPAISLPCGFCMEGLPIGLQIIGGPFSESKILRAAYALEQELGLGNGVAVIKEAKR, from the coding sequence ATGAAAATTGATCAAATGACTATGGAAGATATAAGGAGTGGATTAGATACAAAAAAATTCACTGCTAAGGAATTGGTTCAAAGTGTATATAAAAAAATTAGTGAAGTTGAGGATCAAGTAGAGGCATATATTACTTTGAGTGAAGAGGAAGCATATAAGAAGGCAGAGGAAATTGATACAGCTATCGAACAAGGAGAAGTTCTAGGGCCTTTAGCTGGTATTCCTATTGCTATAAAAGATAATATTTGTACGGAAGGAATAAAAACAACCTGTGCATCCAAGATGTTAGAGGATTTTATCCCACCATATGACGCTACAGTTGTAAAGAAATTAAAGGATGCAGGGGCTATAATTATTGGTAAGACAAATATGGATGAATTTGCTATGGGCTCATCCACGGAAAACTCTGCATTTAAAGTAACAAAAAATCCTTGGAGATTAGATAGAGTTCCGGGGGGATCTTCAGGTGGTTCTGCAGCAGCCGTAGCTGCAGGTATGGCTTTTATGGCTTTAGGATCTGACACAGGTGGCTCAATAAGACAGCCCGCTGCATTTTGTGGAGTTGTTGGATTGAAGCCAACCTATGGATTAGTATCTAGATATGGATTAGTGGCATTTGCCTCTTCCCTCGATCAAATAGGTCCGATTACAAAAAGTGTTAAAGACTGTGCATTGACTTTAGATGTAATCCATGGTTTTGATCCAAAGGATGGTACTACTAAATCCGTAAAAAATGCTACCAGTTATTTAAATGAAATAGAGAAGGGAATAGAAGGACTAAGGATTGCTATACCTAGAGAGTTTTTCCCAAGTACTTTGGATAGTCAAATTACTAATGAAATAATGGAAAGTATGTTTATGTTAAAGGGATTAGGTGCAACAATTGATGAAATTTCCCTCCCTATTACAGAGGAAGGTCTTTCCGCTTATTATATAATTTCCTCCGCGGAGGCTAGTTCAAATTTAGGTAGATTTGATGGAATTAAATATGGTTACAGATCTGATGAATATGAGGATATTGAGGAGCTAGTTTTAAATGCTAGAACTGAAGGTTTCGGTAAGGAAACTAAGAGAAGGATAATGCTAGGAACATATACATTAACTTCAGGGTATTATGATGCCTACTACAATAGGGCTCAAAAAGTTAGAGAAAAAATAAAACAACAATTTAATGATATATTTAAAAAATATGATTTAATAATTAGTCCCACATCTCCAGTACTACCTTTTCCAATAGGAGAAAAAATAGGTAACCCACTAGATATGTATTTATCTGATATATATACTATAAGTGCCAATTTAACTGGACTGCCTGCTATTTCATTACCTTGCGGATTTTGCATGGAGGGCTTGCCAATTGGACTTCAAATTATTGGTGGTCCATTTAGTGAAAGTAAAATACTGAGAGCAGCATATGCACTAGAACAGGAACTAGGATTGGGAAACGGAGTTGCTGTAATTAAGGAGGCAAAAAGATGA
- the gatB gene encoding Asp-tRNA(Asn)/Glu-tRNA(Gln) amidotransferase subunit GatB, with amino-acid sequence MKWETVIGIEIHAELKTKSKIFCGCPTDFGGDVNKQTCPICLGLPGSLPRLNKEVVNLAIKAGLALNCKINNVSKMDRKNYFYADLPKAYQISQYDYPVCTGGYVDIDLDGEKKRIRINRIHIEEDPGKLIHLQDEPFTLVDYNRSGVALIEIVTEADLRSPLEAVQYAKTIKSILEYENISDCRMEEGSLRCDANISIREHGDARLNTKVELKNINSFKELQKALEKEESRQRELYDFNESYKVIQETRRWDSSKGRTISMRKKEDAHDYRYFAEPDIPKLVVDDETIRQIEETLTELPSDKKARFIEDYKLTEKEAEILVGEKSLADYFEEVIKFGLSPKLIANWVLGDLMKLLKVQDTNIGSIPIKAQDISELLKLIEKGDISGKIAKDVLEEMFNTGKEPTIIIEEKGLKQISQGNVLEVIVDTVLEGNIKSIEDYKAGKEQALTFLMGQVMKETKGQANPVMAKEMLLNKIKIV; translated from the coding sequence ATGAAGTGGGAAACTGTAATTGGAATAGAGATTCATGCAGAACTAAAGACAAAATCAAAAATATTTTGTGGTTGTCCAACTGATTTCGGCGGAGATGTAAATAAACAGACCTGTCCCATATGTCTAGGCTTGCCAGGTTCATTACCCCGTCTAAATAAAGAGGTAGTAAATCTAGCTATTAAAGCTGGTTTAGCCTTAAACTGTAAAATTAATAATGTAAGTAAAATGGATAGAAAAAATTATTTCTATGCTGACTTACCTAAGGCTTACCAGATTTCCCAATATGATTATCCTGTCTGTACGGGTGGGTATGTAGATATTGACTTAGATGGAGAAAAGAAAAGAATTAGGATTAATAGAATTCATATTGAAGAGGATCCAGGGAAGTTGATTCATTTACAGGATGAGCCATTTACATTAGTAGATTATAATAGGTCTGGAGTTGCTTTAATAGAAATAGTAACAGAGGCTGATTTAAGATCACCATTAGAGGCTGTTCAATACGCTAAAACTATAAAATCTATATTAGAATACGAAAACATTTCCGACTGTCGGATGGAAGAGGGTTCCCTTAGATGTGACGCAAATATATCCATTCGAGAACATGGAGATGCAAGATTAAATACGAAGGTTGAACTTAAAAATATAAACTCTTTTAAGGAGCTCCAAAAGGCTTTGGAAAAAGAAGAGAGTAGACAAAGAGAGCTTTACGATTTTAATGAAAGCTACAAAGTTATTCAAGAAACAAGACGCTGGGATAGTTCTAAAGGAAGAACTATATCAATGAGAAAAAAAGAAGATGCCCATGACTATAGATATTTTGCGGAACCAGACATTCCTAAACTAGTAGTTGATGATGAAACTATAAGACAAATAGAAGAAACATTAACAGAATTACCTTCTGATAAAAAAGCCCGTTTTATTGAAGATTATAAACTAACAGAAAAAGAGGCGGAAATATTAGTAGGAGAAAAAAGCTTAGCTGACTATTTCGAAGAAGTCATTAAGTTTGGGCTTTCACCTAAACTAATAGCTAATTGGGTGTTAGGAGATTTGATGAAATTGTTAAAGGTACAGGATACTAATATTGGAAGTATCCCTATAAAAGCACAGGATATATCAGAGCTCCTTAAACTTATAGAGAAAGGCGATATAAGTGGTAAAATTGCTAAGGATGTATTAGAAGAGATGTTTAATACAGGAAAAGAGCCTACAATAATTATTGAAGAAAAGGGTCTAAAGCAAATTAGTCAAGGGAATGTTTTAGAAGTAATTGTAGACACGGTACTAGAAGGAAATATTAAATCCATAGAAGACTATAAGGCTGGAAAAGAGCAGGCTTTAACCTTTTTGATGGGGCAGGTAATGAAAGAAACAAAAGGTCAAGCAAATCCTGTAATGGCTAAAGAAATGTTACTAAATAAAATAAAAATTGTTTAA
- a CDS encoding transporter substrate-binding domain-containing protein — translation MTKKIGVFLLVIMMVFLVGCVDNGGETAGESKEQTDTLHTILEKGTMTFAMTGAYPPFNYIDTDGSLIGFDIDIANAIAQKLGVEAEPVTVLWDGIIGGLTSKRFDMIIGSMAITEDRLEKVNFTDPYYYDGAQFFGRNDLGVKDISEIEDAVVGVVTGTTFQSFLEGMENIKDIMQFESDIDNMRAVQQNRTHGLVTGLLVGLNGIEKFNISLDPIGEPLYIEACAIAIRKEDPMLLEAVNNALQEMKDDGTYAQISEKWFGVNILEN, via the coding sequence ATGACTAAAAAAATAGGGGTTTTTTTATTAGTAATAATGATGGTATTTTTAGTAGGATGTGTAGATAATGGAGGCGAAACAGCAGGAGAGTCAAAAGAACAGACTGATACTTTACATACAATTTTAGAAAAAGGAACAATGACCTTTGCAATGACTGGAGCTTATCCTCCATTCAACTATATTGACACAGATGGAAGTCTAATTGGTTTTGATATTGATATTGCCAATGCTATAGCTCAAAAATTAGGGGTAGAGGCTGAGCCTGTAACCGTATTATGGGATGGTATAATTGGTGGTTTAACAAGTAAACGCTTCGATATGATTATTGGTAGTATGGCAATAACTGAGGATAGGTTAGAGAAAGTGAATTTTACCGATCCTTATTATTACGATGGTGCCCAGTTTTTTGGTAGAAATGATTTAGGTGTTAAGGATATTTCAGAAATAGAAGATGCAGTTGTAGGTGTTGTAACTGGTACAACCTTTCAAAGTTTTTTAGAAGGTATGGAAAATATAAAAGACATTATGCAGTTTGAGAGCGACATAGATAATATGAGAGCAGTACAGCAGAATCGTACTCATGGACTTGTAACCGGCCTATTAGTTGGTTTGAATGGGATAGAAAAGTTTAACATATCACTGGACCCTATAGGAGAACCCCTATACATTGAGGCATGTGCTATAGCTATAAGAAAAGAAGATCCGATGCTATTAGAAGCAGTAAATAATGCTTTGCAAGAAATGAAAGATGATGGTACATATGCTCAAATAAGTGAAAAATGGTTTGGAGTTAATATTCTAGAAAACTAA
- a CDS encoding amino acid ABC transporter permease, translating to MNQIIAFINVVIEFAPRFFPGVIMTLQLSFLSIVLGTLFGFFATMLKMTKLKPLMKITDIYITIVRGTPLLLQLIFIFYALPEAGINLPRFTSAIVGLAFHNGAYISEIFRGAVESIDSGQNEAARSLGMTKWQAMRRVILPQAFKRSVPALGNQFIIAVKDSSLASVITITEIIMLTRQYTAATWNPWPMFFIAASYYLIITTVLSKGLLRIENRLKVYER from the coding sequence ATGAATCAAATAATAGCATTCATTAATGTAGTGATTGAGTTTGCACCTAGATTTTTTCCTGGAGTTATTATGACCTTACAACTTTCTTTTCTATCGATTGTATTAGGAACACTATTTGGTTTCTTTGCAACAATGCTAAAGATGACTAAGCTTAAGCCGCTGATGAAAATCACTGATATATATATAACGATAGTAAGGGGAACTCCTTTATTGTTACAGTTAATTTTTATTTTTTATGCTTTACCAGAGGCGGGAATTAATTTACCACGGTTTACTTCGGCCATAGTTGGGCTTGCATTCCATAATGGGGCATACATTAGTGAAATTTTTAGAGGGGCTGTTGAGTCAATAGATTCTGGCCAAAATGAAGCAGCTAGATCACTAGGGATGACAAAGTGGCAAGCAATGAGACGAGTTATTCTACCACAGGCATTTAAAAGGTCTGTACCAGCTTTAGGCAATCAATTTATAATAGCTGTTAAAGACTCTTCGTTGGCTAGTGTTATAACAATAACAGAGATCATAATGTTGACTAGACAATACACCGCCGCAACTTGGAATCCATGGCCTATGTTTTTTATTGCAGCAAGCTATTATTTAATAATTACTACAGTTTTATCTAAGGGCTTGTTAAGGATAGAAAATAGACTGAAAGTTTACGAGAGGTGA
- a CDS encoding amino acid ABC transporter ATP-binding protein, with protein MIRIKNLHKYYGDFEVLKGIDMEVNGGQVVCMIGSSGSGKSTLLRCINFLERKNKGEIWIDGQLVSKAKEINEIRQKVGMVFQRFNLFPHMTTIENVMEGPITVLGANKLDARRIALGLLDKVGLLDKADEYPAMLSGGQQQRVAIARTLAMNPKVVLFDEPTSALDPELVGEVLTVMRDLAKEGMTMIIVTHEMGFAREVSDHVIFLNEGIIAEQGSPEEIFENPKHERLKAFLGQIIN; from the coding sequence GTGATAAGAATAAAAAATTTACATAAGTATTATGGAGATTTTGAAGTGTTAAAAGGAATAGATATGGAAGTTAATGGCGGGCAAGTGGTTTGCATGATAGGCTCCAGTGGATCCGGTAAAAGTACATTGCTTCGTTGTATAAACTTTTTGGAAAGAAAAAATAAAGGTGAAATATGGATAGATGGTCAATTAGTCAGTAAGGCAAAGGAAATAAATGAGATTAGGCAAAAAGTTGGTATGGTTTTTCAAAGGTTTAATCTGTTTCCTCATATGACTACAATCGAAAATGTTATGGAAGGACCTATAACAGTTTTAGGTGCCAACAAATTAGACGCTAGAAGGATAGCTTTAGGTTTGCTTGATAAAGTTGGACTATTAGATAAGGCAGATGAATATCCAGCCATGTTATCAGGTGGTCAACAACAAAGAGTTGCTATAGCCAGGACTTTGGCAATGAATCCAAAGGTTGTATTATTTGACGAGCCTACGTCTGCGCTAGATCCAGAGCTAGTTGGTGAAGTTCTTACTGTTATGAGGGATTTAGCTAAAGAAGGAATGACTATGATTATAGTAACCCATGAAATGGGGTTTGCTAGAGAAGTATCAGATCATGTAATATTTTTAAATGAAGGAATTATAGCTGAACAGGGTTCACCAGAAGAAATATTCGAAAACCCTAAACATGAAAGACTGAAAGCCTTCTTAGGGCAAATAATAAACTAA
- a CDS encoding methyl-accepting chemotaxis protein, producing MKTKGLKFKILVVFLSISLIPIVLLSSILVIKSQNLLISQMVDRSYEISKITSQAVDGNRFKQLKDPDDMESEYFNELLTELQKIRDISGAKYIYTIRKNEGGKYVSVVDADYEVDGDIFIGQEIDYFTTEMDNVYKTGNYFVSNTVEVSDYGALIYAYYPIKDTGGTVIGLVGVDYDVEQGYNALIQFRKFIFMLVTLLIICVFVLGIWTSYKIFKPMDKLVEISNEISNLIIVHDIPENLRNRKDEIGQLCNSFQQMIEKLRGFVENIIQLSEKVSTFSDDMSQISNQVVQATEQIAISSSDVALHTKEQISQVSNSVRAVEKNSISIDNLSENTKSISNISNQVLIKSNLGKEEMNRVEVQMNNIEASTNNVQNSLIEITNSSIKMNEIISAIKSIAEQTNLLALNAAIEAARAGDHGRGFAVVAEEVRKLAENSQDAAEEISNLILLNKHNIDGANLVMINSLENVREGTKVVGGAIKSFDEIRSQIEEINDQIREILHNINLMEIQSVEVTESTKFMNEITQKISFEIENVSASTEEQVASMEEIASSSETLKEQAHLLKDVVKEFKI from the coding sequence TTGAAAACAAAAGGATTAAAATTTAAGATTCTAGTGGTTTTTCTAAGTATCTCTCTAATACCCATAGTATTATTGTCTAGTATTTTAGTGATTAAATCACAAAATCTATTAATAAGTCAGATGGTAGACAGATCCTATGAAATTAGTAAAATCACATCTCAGGCAGTTGACGGTAATCGCTTTAAACAATTAAAAGACCCAGATGATATGGAATCGGAATATTTCAATGAACTTCTTACAGAGTTGCAGAAAATAAGGGATATTTCCGGTGCAAAGTATATTTATACTATTAGAAAAAACGAAGGGGGAAAATATGTTTCAGTTGTAGATGCTGACTACGAAGTAGATGGAGATATATTTATTGGGCAAGAAATCGACTACTTCACAACGGAAATGGATAATGTGTATAAAACAGGTAATTACTTTGTTAGTAATACCGTTGAAGTTAGTGACTACGGAGCACTTATATATGCCTACTATCCAATAAAAGATACAGGTGGTACTGTTATTGGTCTTGTTGGGGTGGATTATGATGTAGAACAGGGGTATAATGCCCTTATTCAATTTAGAAAATTTATTTTCATGCTAGTTACTCTGCTTATTATATGTGTATTTGTTTTAGGTATATGGACTTCGTATAAAATATTCAAGCCTATGGATAAGCTAGTTGAAATTTCAAACGAAATATCAAACCTAATTATTGTTCATGATATACCTGAAAACTTGAGGAATAGAAAGGATGAAATTGGACAGTTGTGTAATTCATTTCAACAAATGATTGAAAAATTAAGAGGGTTTGTAGAAAATATTATACAATTATCAGAAAAGGTTTCAACATTTTCTGATGATATGAGTCAAATTTCCAATCAAGTTGTACAAGCAACCGAACAGATAGCTATTTCTTCGTCGGATGTAGCTTTACATACTAAAGAACAAATAAGCCAAGTCTCTAATTCCGTTAGAGCTGTGGAAAAGAACTCAATTAGTATAGATAATTTGTCAGAAAATACAAAATCTATATCAAATATTAGTAATCAGGTTTTAATAAAATCTAATCTAGGTAAAGAGGAAATGAATAGGGTTGAAGTACAAATGAATAATATTGAGGCAAGTACAAATAATGTGCAAAACTCTTTAATAGAAATAACTAATAGCTCTATTAAGATGAATGAAATTATTTCTGCTATTAAAAGTATTGCAGAGCAAACTAACTTATTAGCCCTAAATGCCGCAATTGAGGCTGCTAGAGCCGGTGACCATGGTAGGGGGTTTGCAGTTGTTGCTGAGGAAGTTAGAAAATTAGCTGAAAATTCTCAAGATGCTGCTGAAGAAATAAGTAATCTTATTCTACTAAATAAACATAATATTGATGGTGCTAATTTAGTAATGATTAATAGTCTAGAAAATGTTAGGGAAGGAACTAAGGTCGTAGGAGGAGCAATAAAATCCTTTGACGAAATAAGATCTCAAATTGAGGAAATTAATGATCAAATTAGAGAGATATTACACAATATCAATCTTATGGAAATTCAAAGTGTTGAAGTCACAGAATCTACAAAGTTTATGAATGAAATTACACAAAAAATTTCCTTTGAAATAGAAAATGTTTCAGCTTCCACTGAAGAGCAGGTAGCATCTATGGAAGAGATAGCAAGTAGCAGTGAAACATTGAAAGAACAGGCCCATTTGCTTAAGGATGTAGTAAAAGAATTTAAAATATAA
- the proC gene encoding pyrroline-5-carboxylate reductase has protein sequence MSYKIGFIGSGNMAFALINGLTYKNPNIKQSIYISDKDTQKCQDLASKFNINICTNNSDLVSHCDIIFLAVKPNIYPVVLNEIKAIVTSDKILISIAAGISIAFIESFFQANTKIVRTMPNTPVLVLEGMTAITPNRFIPKEEIDIVVELFESVGKVDIIDESLMDMIPAISGSSPAYVYMFIESLADGAVLQGMSRVKAYTYASQAVLGAAKMVSETRLHPGDLKDNVCSPGGTTIEAVFSLEKNGFRSAVIDAMNACTNKAKLLSNTKK, from the coding sequence GTGAGCTATAAAATTGGTTTTATCGGATCTGGCAATATGGCCTTTGCACTTATTAACGGACTTACTTACAAAAATCCAAACATTAAACAAAGCATTTATATTTCAGATAAAGATACACAAAAGTGCCAAGACTTAGCTAGTAAATTTAATATTAATATTTGTACTAATAATTCAGATTTAGTTAGTCATTGTGATATTATATTTTTGGCAGTTAAGCCTAACATTTATCCAGTAGTTTTGAATGAAATTAAAGCAATAGTTACTAGTGATAAAATATTAATTTCTATAGCAGCAGGAATATCTATAGCATTTATAGAAAGCTTTTTCCAAGCTAACACAAAAATTGTACGCACTATGCCAAACACCCCTGTTTTAGTTTTAGAAGGAATGACAGCTATCACTCCTAATAGGTTTATCCCTAAAGAAGAGATTGATATAGTTGTTGAATTATTTGAAAGTGTAGGTAAGGTGGATATTATTGATGAAAGTTTAATGGATATGATACCAGCTATAAGCGGAAGTAGTCCTGCCTATGTCTATATGTTTATAGAGTCATTAGCTGACGGTGCTGTTCTACAAGGAATGTCTCGTGTTAAAGCATATACTTATGCATCCCAAGCAGTTTTAGGGGCTGCAAAAATGGTATCCGAAACAAGACTGCACCCTGGAGATTTAAAAGATAATGTTTGTTCTCCTGGTGGAACTACAATTGAAGCGGTTTTTTCCTTAGAGAAAAATGGATTTAGAAGTGCAGTAATTGATGCAATGAATGCCTGTACTAATAAAGCTAAGCTATTATCGAATACTAAAAAATAG
- a CDS encoding phosphatase PAP2 family protein → MYSLTNLILETDKELFCFINSKNHYRYLNIFMRNITHLGSTVFSILLPLFLMSLNNKSFQVGKTIAIHLVINQVIVQVIKRLVNRPRPYKILKDLALSNVPKCNYSFPSGHTNAAFTTALILGKFFPLFSLVFLTLAFLVGVSRIYLGVHYPTDVLCGIIIAHLATIILSISI, encoded by the coding sequence ATGTATAGTTTAACTAATCTTATTTTAGAAACTGATAAGGAACTATTCTGTTTTATTAATAGCAAAAACCATTATAGATACTTAAATATTTTCATGAGAAACATTACTCATTTAGGGTCAACTGTATTTAGTATTCTTCTACCCTTATTTTTAATGTCCTTAAATAATAAATCTTTTCAAGTTGGAAAAACCATAGCAATACACCTAGTGATAAATCAAGTTATTGTTCAAGTTATAAAACGTCTAGTTAATAGACCTAGACCATATAAAATTCTAAAGGATTTAGCCCTAAGTAATGTTCCTAAATGCAACTACTCTTTTCCTTCTGGTCACACTAACGCTGCCTTTACTACTGCATTAATTCTAGGTAAATTCTTTCCATTATTCTCTCTCGTTTTTTTAACCTTAGCTTTCTTAGTTGGTGTATCAAGAATTTATTTGGGTGTCCACTATCCTACTGATGTTTTATGTGGAATAATTATAGCTCACTTAGCCACTATAATATTGTCAATTTCAATTTAA
- a CDS encoding EAL domain-containing protein yields MNDKTVKNEFINILKNREITPVYQAIVCLKTGEELGYEALSRGPKNSVFSNPEHLFTAAKDYNMVWELDMLCRQEAIRGARGFLNKKILFLNIDSNIINDSKFKKGFTRGLLSSYEIETGQIVFEITEHTAISDFQKFNHILDNYRGQGYKIAIDDAGNGHSGLRVMTETRPNYIKLDMELIRNIDKDIIKKELLKSFVKFAEIADIKLIAEGIETKEELRVLISIGIHYGQGFLLQRPQPSITPIDKNEVKLIKDLNLLMQKIFSRKERITIGDISRADETILEDSDCNKVNELFEGNKKLQAVIITNNEKSVIGLVMRNKFYYRKVESKNVLNFLRKPVTEVMDRDPLIVEQRYNIVDVCSMAISRKQEKMYDYVITVREGKYFGVVPVAHLLYVLVAINNLKCPEASTG; encoded by the coding sequence ATGAATGATAAAACAGTAAAAAATGAATTCATAAATATTTTAAAAAACAGAGAAATTACACCAGTATATCAAGCAATTGTATGCTTGAAAACTGGTGAAGAATTAGGGTACGAGGCTTTAAGCAGGGGACCTAAAAATAGTGTTTTTAGTAATCCAGAACATTTATTTACTGCTGCTAAGGACTATAACATGGTTTGGGAATTGGATATGTTATGTAGGCAGGAGGCTATAAGAGGGGCTAGAGGCTTTTTAAATAAAAAGATTTTATTCCTTAATATTGACAGTAATATTATTAATGACTCAAAGTTTAAAAAAGGCTTTACTCGAGGATTATTGTCATCCTATGAAATCGAAACAGGCCAAATCGTCTTTGAAATAACAGAGCATACAGCTATTAGCGATTTTCAGAAATTTAATCACATATTAGACAATTATAGGGGACAGGGGTACAAAATAGCAATTGATGATGCAGGAAACGGTCATTCGGGACTTAGAGTAATGACTGAGACAAGACCAAATTACATAAAACTCGACATGGAACTCATACGGAATATAGATAAGGATATTATTAAGAAAGAATTGTTAAAAAGCTTTGTTAAATTTGCAGAGATTGCAGATATAAAACTTATAGCTGAAGGTATAGAAACAAAAGAAGAGCTAAGGGTTCTAATATCCATAGGTATTCATTACGGTCAAGGATTTTTATTGCAGAGGCCTCAACCATCAATTACTCCGATAGACAAAAACGAAGTGAAGTTAATCAAAGATTTAAATTTATTAATGCAAAAGATTTTCTCTAGAAAAGAAAGAATAACTATAGGTGATATTTCCAGGGCAGATGAAACAATTCTAGAAGACAGTGATTGTAATAAAGTTAATGAATTATTTGAAGGAAATAAAAAACTTCAGGCAGTCATAATTACTAACAATGAAAAAAGTGTCATAGGATTAGTTATGAGGAATAAGTTTTATTATAGAAAAGTAGAATCCAAAAATGTTCTAAACTTTCTTAGAAAGCCTGTTACAGAGGTTATGGACAGGGACCCATTAATTGTAGAGCAAAGATACAATATTGTGGATGTTTGTAGTATGGCGATTTCAAGAAAACAAGAAAAAATGTATGATTATGTTATTACAGTAAGAGAAGGGAAGTACTTTGGTGTAGTGCCAGTAGCTCATTTATTATATGTCTTAGTTGCAATAAACAACTTGAAATGCCCAGAAGCCTCTACGGGTTAA
- a CDS encoding helix-turn-helix domain-containing protein, whose translation MLNGYKMRELRNMKGYTTREVSKLTHISKSYIEELERGTKANPSLHKVVSIARVLGIKVDELT comes from the coding sequence GTGTTAAACGGATATAAAATGAGGGAATTAAGAAATATGAAAGGGTATACCACAAGAGAAGTATCTAAGTTAACACATATTTCCAAAAGCTATATTGAAGAATTAGAAAGGGGAACAAAAGCTAATCCATCTTTACACAAAGTAGTTTCAATAGCAAGAGTATTAGGGATTAAAGTAGACGAATTAACATGA
- a CDS encoding transposase: MMKDEFEKNKEVAATYRGAYLLISNRVDNPEEALDAYIKRWSIEVFFRTAKQELGLNSCHSTSESHHYAHIELIFTAETLLVYARWELNNKGAEEGFTHGEMVRNFFNATYRIVIKAQQCFQTIQVHFDTEVRQFARLIDKFWPKNLLLGWFTVQNSQYMESTA, from the coding sequence ATGATGAAGGATGAATTTGAGAAAAACAAAGAGGTTGCAGCTACATATCGTGGGGCTTACCTTTTGATTAGTAATAGGGTCGATAATCCTGAAGAAGCTTTAGATGCATATATTAAGCGTTGGAGCATTGAGGTTTTTTTTAGAACTGCAAAACAAGAACTGGGGTTGAATTCTTGCCACTCAACGTCGGAAAGTCATCATTACGCCCATATTGAGCTCATTTTTACAGCAGAAACTTTACTTGTCTATGCAAGATGGGAACTCAATAATAAAGGCGCTGAAGAAGGCTTCACCCACGGCGAAATGGTCCGAAACTTTTTCAACGCCACATACCGTATCGTTATAAAAGCACAGCAATGCTTTCAAACTATACAAGTACATTTTGACACAGAAGTTAGGCAATTTGCAAGACTTATTGATAAATTTTGGCCGAAGAATTTATTGTTAGGTTGGTTTACTGTGCAAAATTCCCAGTATATGGAGTCAACTGCATAA